One Osmerus eperlanus chromosome 16, fOsmEpe2.1, whole genome shotgun sequence DNA segment encodes these proteins:
- the fem1a gene encoding protein fem-1 homolog A: MDITTAVFNAARDGKLKLIQKLLSNKSPEELEALAEEKTQGGTPLLIASRYGHLEVVDYLLEHCKANVELGGSVNFDGETIEGAPPLWAASAAGHLPVVRTLLKHGASVNNTTLTNSTPLRAACFDGHLEIVRYLVENRADMEVANRHGHTCLMISCYKGHKEIAKFLLERGADVNRKSVKGNTALHDCAESGSLDIMKMLLKCNARMERDGYGMTPLLAASVTGHTNIVEYLAHQPRSSREERIDALELLGATFVDKKRDLLGAMRYWRRAMELRQPGDKAGLLAKPPPGPPVPAYDCAQEVSTAEELEALITDPDEMRMQALLVRERILGPSHPDTSYYIRYRGAVYADSGNFERCISLWKYALDMQQSNLDPLSPMTASSFLSFAELFSFVLQDRAKGTLATRVTFHDLMGVLGKSVREVERAVAQRDNPPEAPQFTKALSIILHLVFLLEKLECSPEQEHQKKQTVYRLLKLNPRGRSGFTPLHMAVDKDTTSVGRYPVGRFPSLAVASLLLECGADVDSRDCENNTPLHTAAGNGCPEIMALLVRGGAHFDATNAQRKTAYELLDEQSSGHTALYPLNYVSLQCLAARAIERHRLPYKGLISEEMEAFIELH, translated from the coding sequence CTTAATCGCTTCTCGTTATGGACATTTAGAGGTAGTTGATTACCTCCTTGAACATTGTAAAGCTAATGTGGAACTCGGAGGTTCGGTCAATTTTGACGGCGAGACGATTGAAGGGGCCCCGCCATTGTGGGCGGCTTCTGCGGCCGGTCACCTCCCTGTGGTCCGGACGCTACTCAAACACGGTGCTTCTGTGAACAACACTACGCTGACCAACTCAACTCCCCTTCGGGCTGCTTGCTTTGACGGCCACCTAGAGATTGTTCGTTACCTGGTGGAGAATCGAGCTGACATGGAGGTAGCTAACCGCCATGGTCACACCTGCCTAATGATCTCCTGCTACAAGGGCCACAAAGAAATTGCCAAGTTCCTCCTGGAGAGAGGCGCTGACGTTAACCGAAAAAGTGTGAAAGGCAATACTGCTCTCCACGACTGTGCAGAGTCTGGTAGCCTGGATATCATGAAAATGTTGCTGAAATGCAATGCCCGCATGGAGAGGGACGGCTATGGGATGACCCCCCTCCTGGCCGCCAGCGTGACAGGCCACACCAATATAGTGGAGTACCTCGCCCACCAGCCTCGCTCCTCCAGAGAAGAACGCATCGATGCACTCGAGCTCCTCGGGGCAACCTTTGTGGATAAGAAACGTGATCTCCTGGGGGCCATGAGATACTGGAGGAGGGCTATGGAGTTGCGACAGCCCGGGGACAAGGCTGGACTGCTGGCCAAGCCTCCTCCGGGCCCCCCGGTGCCGGCTTACGACTGTGCGCAGGAGGTGAGCACGgcagaggagctggaggctcTGATCACAGACCCAGACGAGATGCGGATGCAGGCGCTGCTGGTCCGCGAGCGCATCCTGGGCCCCTCTCACCCGGACACCTCCTACTACATACGCTACAGAGGGGCCGTCTACGCCGACTCTGGCAACTTTGAGCGCTGCATCAGCTTGTGGAAGTACGCCCTGGACATGCAGCAAAGCAACTTGGACCCCCTCAGCCCCATGACTGCCTCCAGCTTCCTGTCCTTCGCCGAGCTCTTCTCCTTCGTCCTGCAGGACCGGGCCAAGGGCACCCTGGCCACGCGGGTCACCTTCCACGACCTGATGGGCGTCCTGGGGAAGAGCGTGAGGGAGGTGGAGCGCGCCGTGGCCCAGAGAGACAACCCCCCCGAGGCCCCCCAGTTCACCAAGGCCCTGTCCATCATCCTCCACCTGGTGTTCCTGCTGGAGAAGCTGGAGTGCTCGCCCGAGCAGGAGCACCAGAAGAAGCAGACCGTCTACCGCCTCCTCAAGCTCAACCCCCGCGGCCGCAGCGGCTTCACGCCCCTCCACATGGCGGTGGACAAGGACACCACGTCCGTGGGCCGCTACCCCGTGGGCCGCTTCCCCTCGCTGGCCGTGGCCTCGCTGCTGCTGGAGTGCGGCGCCGACGTGGACTCGCGCGACTGCGAGAACAACACGCCGCTGCACACGGCCGCCGGCAACGGCTGCCCGGAGATCATGGCCCTCCTGGTGCGGGGGGGGGCCCACTTCGACGCCACCAATGCGCAGCGGAAGACGGCGTACGAGCTGCTGGACGAGCAGAGCAGCGGGCACACGGCCCTCTACCCGCTCAACTACGTCAGCCTGCAGTGCCTGGCGGCGCGGGCCATCGAGAGGCACAGACTGCCCTACAAGGGCCTCATCTCGGAGGagatggaagcgttcatcgagcttcactga